In Bacillus sp. KH172YL63, one genomic interval encodes:
- a CDS encoding ArsR/SmtB family transcription factor, with protein MKETEVCEVACVESDKVNRLKTDLLTQNTSKVAEIFKALSDQTRMKIAYALTVEEELCVCDVANIVGSSTATASHHLRLLKKLGLAKFRKKGKLVYYSLDDHHVKQLIEIAVTHQMEVEERDR; from the coding sequence AAAGAGACGGAAGTATGTGAAGTGGCCTGTGTGGAAAGTGACAAGGTCAATCGCTTAAAAACAGATCTTTTAACACAAAATACGTCTAAAGTAGCGGAGATTTTCAAGGCATTGTCTGATCAGACGAGAATGAAGATTGCCTATGCACTGACGGTAGAAGAAGAGTTGTGCGTGTGTGATGTGGCGAATATCGTAGGTTCATCAACAGCAACGGCGTCCCATCATTTGCGTTTATTAAAAAAGCTGGGCTTGGCAAAATTCCGGAAAAAAGGCAAGCTGGTGTATTATTCTTTGGATGATCATCACGTGAAACAGTTAATAGAAATCGCTGTGACGCATCAAATGGAGGTAGAGGAACGTGACCGGTAA